In Amycolatopsis sp. EV170708-02-1, the following are encoded in one genomic region:
- the mptB gene encoding polyprenol phosphomannose-dependent alpha 1,6 mannosyltransferase MptB has protein sequence MQNVLPAPEKAGLNISALHWAGFLGIAVLVLVTSGIGLPSVLVVALGVAGMATLVLSWLGIGRLAAGLPERRLHWIAVSWCAPLLVARPLFSGDINSYLAQGLIAAKGLDTYLVGPAEALGADSPVTMAVSHYWRDTPAPYGPAFVALARTIAQIAGDAFVPTVLLHRLLGLIGIVLMAWALPRLARRAGVSPSIAVWLAVLNPLALWHVVAGVHNDGLMVGLMVAGLELVLMGAAKTGAARPALIAAGVIAVSAAANIKIVAVAGLLFVGVDLFRRAKPAGRVAVALGLPAGFAAVTAAISLGSGLGFGWVRVLSGVSGQVHSWMAPTNELGFLVGGVGKIFGADLTDGAIKVFSLIGAILGLAVGARLLWLTYREKLHPLYGAGLTFAAMLVLGPVVQPWYLLWTVALLAVSLTTDRGRWILAVVSAVFGVLLPPANGGAVSLALGYLIAVVLIGGTLFALKRKGLLPEIRFRKSRT, from the coding sequence ATGCAGAACGTCTTGCCCGCGCCGGAGAAGGCCGGGCTGAACATCTCGGCGTTGCACTGGGCGGGTTTCCTCGGAATCGCCGTGCTGGTGCTGGTCACGTCCGGGATCGGCCTGCCCTCCGTCCTGGTGGTGGCGCTGGGCGTCGCCGGGATGGCCACCCTCGTGCTGTCCTGGCTCGGCATCGGACGGCTCGCCGCCGGGCTGCCCGAGCGGCGGCTGCACTGGATCGCGGTCTCGTGGTGCGCGCCGCTGCTCGTCGCGCGCCCCCTGTTCAGCGGTGACATCAACAGCTACCTGGCGCAGGGCCTGATCGCGGCCAAAGGGCTGGACACCTATCTCGTTGGCCCCGCCGAGGCGCTCGGCGCCGATTCCCCGGTGACGATGGCGGTCAGCCATTACTGGCGGGACACGCCCGCGCCGTACGGTCCGGCGTTCGTCGCGCTGGCCCGCACGATCGCCCAGATCGCCGGGGACGCCTTCGTGCCGACAGTGCTGCTCCACCGGTTGCTTGGCCTGATCGGGATCGTGCTCATGGCGTGGGCGCTCCCCCGGCTCGCCCGCCGCGCCGGGGTCTCACCGTCGATCGCGGTGTGGCTGGCCGTGCTCAACCCGCTGGCGCTCTGGCACGTCGTGGCGGGCGTGCACAACGACGGGCTCATGGTCGGGCTGATGGTCGCCGGGCTGGAACTGGTCCTCATGGGCGCGGCGAAGACCGGTGCGGCCAGGCCTGCCCTGATCGCGGCGGGCGTGATCGCGGTGAGCGCGGCCGCGAACATCAAGATCGTGGCCGTCGCGGGCCTGCTGTTCGTCGGCGTCGACCTGTTCCGCCGGGCGAAGCCCGCCGGCCGGGTGGCGGTCGCGCTCGGGCTGCCCGCCGGATTCGCCGCGGTCACCGCGGCGATCTCGCTCGGCAGCGGGCTCGGCTTCGGCTGGGTCCGCGTGCTGTCCGGTGTCTCGGGCCAGGTCCACAGCTGGATGGCGCCCACCAACGAGCTCGGCTTCCTCGTCGGCGGGGTCGGCAAGATCTTCGGGGCCGACCTGACCGACGGCGCGATCAAGGTGTTCTCGCTCATCGGAGCGATCCTCGGTCTCGCCGTCGGCGCCAGGCTGCTGTGGCTCACGTACCGCGAGAAGCTGCACCCGCTCTACGGCGCGGGCCTGACCTTCGCCGCGATGCTGGTCCTCGGTCCGGTCGTGCAGCCCTGGTATCTCCTGTGGACGGTCGCGCTGCTCGCCGTGAGCCTCACGACCGACCGCGGGCGGTGGATCCTCGCCGTCGTCAGCGCCGTGTTCGGCGTGCTGCTCCCACCCGCGAACGGCGGCGCCGTCTCCTTGGCGCTGGGTTACCTGATCGCCGTCGTGCTGATCGGCGGCACCTTGTTCGCGCTCAAGCGGAAGGGCCTCTTGCCGGAGATCAGGTTCCGCAAGAGCCGGACGTAA
- a CDS encoding SRPBCC family protein, with the protein MRVWNRHHRIVDVAPERVGALIDTLAADGDRLWPVDAWPPMRFDRPLGVGADGGHGPVRYRVESYEPGKSVRFRFTAPRGFDGFHEFTLRATESGKTELGHLMVLRLRHPAWLTYPLLWRPMHDALLEDCLDRAERELTGTVETPARWSLYVRLLRNLISGKRPFRLSANKVPPISTTAIR; encoded by the coding sequence ATGCGCGTATGGAACAGGCATCACCGGATCGTCGACGTGGCACCAGAACGCGTCGGCGCGCTGATCGACACGCTGGCCGCGGACGGCGACCGGCTCTGGCCCGTCGACGCGTGGCCGCCGATGCGGTTCGACCGGCCGCTCGGGGTGGGAGCGGACGGCGGGCACGGGCCGGTGCGGTATCGGGTCGAGTCCTACGAACCCGGGAAGTCGGTGCGGTTCCGGTTCACCGCGCCGCGCGGCTTCGACGGATTCCACGAATTCACCTTGCGGGCGACGGAAAGCGGGAAGACCGAACTCGGGCACCTCATGGTGCTGCGGCTCCGGCATCCCGCTTGGCTGACGTATCCGCTGTTGTGGCGGCCGATGCACGACGCCCTGCTGGAAGACTGCCTCGACCGCGCCGAGCGTGAACTCACCGGCACGGTCGAGACGCCCGCTCGATGGAGCCTTTACGTCCGGCTCTTGCGGAACCTGATCTCCGGCAAGAGGCCCTTCCGCTTGAGCGCGAACAAGGTGCCGCCGATCAGCACGACGGCGATCAGGTAA
- a CDS encoding TetR/AcrR family transcriptional regulator: MGRPPRHTADDFLDAAVRIFATEGAAGVTMSAVAREVGAPSGSIYHRFPGRPALLAAVWLRTLTGFQQGYLEALEQEPAVEAAVEASAQVVRWCRAHPAEAKLLYGGDRALGVDDWSAEDRARVVAANHRLDTAITKVLRKLRPLTGRSTDELMLALVDLPYAAVKRHLDRGEAPPPRIVDLVTKTTRTLLTG, from the coding sequence ATGGGACGGCCACCGCGGCACACCGCCGACGACTTCCTCGACGCCGCCGTGCGGATCTTCGCCACCGAAGGGGCCGCCGGGGTGACCATGTCGGCCGTCGCCCGCGAGGTCGGCGCGCCGAGCGGGTCGATCTACCACCGTTTCCCCGGGCGTCCGGCGCTGCTCGCAGCCGTCTGGCTCCGCACCCTGACCGGCTTCCAGCAGGGCTATCTCGAAGCGCTCGAACAGGAACCGGCCGTCGAAGCCGCCGTCGAGGCCTCGGCGCAGGTCGTCCGGTGGTGCCGCGCCCATCCCGCCGAGGCGAAACTGCTCTACGGGGGCGACAGGGCACTCGGCGTCGACGACTGGAGCGCCGAGGATCGCGCCCGTGTCGTGGCCGCCAACCACCGGCTCGACACGGCGATCACCAAGGTGCTGCGGAAGCTGCGTCCCCTGACCGGCCGGAGCACCGACGAGCTGATGCTGGCCCTCGTGGACCTTCCCTACGCCGCGGTGAAGAGACACCTCGATCGCGGCGAGGCACCGCCGCCACGCATCGTCGACCTGGTGACGAAGACGACCCGCACGCTGCTGACGGGCTGA
- a CDS encoding LysR family transcriptional regulator yields METRQLECFVAVAEELSFTRAAQRLYAVQSTVSATIQALEGELGVKLFDRSTRRVELSPAGKVFLPEAKAALEAFDRAREVVTDASAGLRGSLRIGTLTSVGDLDLPDLLGAFHRRYPLVDLHVSVSITGSTGLAEDLRQGRLDVALLGLPESDLAGLDTKLLGSAPFVAVLPDGHRLSGRRSLTLADLAGESFVDNPRGFGNRVALDRAFEALGAPRRVIVEVADLRAVPSYVAAGLGVAVVPDLKLLSGVRTIPLDEPGLTWPLTIATRGERPPSRAARLLLDLVDGGEFSLVIPART; encoded by the coding sequence GTGGAGACTCGTCAGCTCGAATGCTTCGTCGCCGTCGCCGAGGAGCTCAGCTTCACTCGCGCGGCTCAGCGGTTGTACGCGGTGCAGTCCACCGTCTCGGCGACGATCCAGGCCCTCGAAGGAGAACTGGGGGTCAAGCTGTTCGACCGGTCGACGCGAAGGGTCGAGCTCTCCCCGGCCGGCAAGGTGTTCCTGCCTGAGGCCAAGGCCGCGCTGGAAGCCTTCGACAGGGCACGCGAGGTGGTCACCGACGCCTCCGCCGGCCTCCGGGGCAGCCTCCGCATCGGCACGCTGACCAGCGTCGGCGATCTCGACCTGCCCGATCTGCTCGGCGCGTTCCACCGCCGCTATCCGCTGGTCGACCTGCATGTTTCGGTGTCGATCACCGGGTCGACCGGGCTGGCCGAGGATCTGCGTCAGGGCAGGCTCGACGTCGCCCTCCTCGGCCTGCCCGAATCCGATCTCGCCGGGCTCGACACCAAACTGCTCGGTTCGGCGCCGTTCGTCGCCGTGCTGCCCGACGGCCACCGGCTGAGCGGGCGGCGGTCGCTGACCTTGGCCGACCTCGCCGGTGAGTCCTTCGTGGACAACCCGCGCGGCTTCGGCAATCGGGTTGCCTTGGACCGCGCTTTCGAGGCGCTCGGGGCGCCGCGCCGGGTCATCGTCGAGGTCGCCGACCTCCGTGCCGTGCCCTCCTATGTCGCGGCGGGGCTCGGCGTCGCCGTCGTGCCCGACCTCAAGTTGCTCTCGGGGGTCCGGACGATCCCGCTCGACGAGCCCGGCCTCACCTGGCCGCTGACCATCGCCACCCGGGGAGAACGGCCACCGAGCCGGGCCGCCCGGCTGCTGCTGGACCTGGTCGACGGCGGGGAGTTCTCCCTCGTCATCCCCGCGCGGACCTGA
- a CDS encoding MFS transporter, producing the protein MLNSVALPRPAFRRISHGRGFWVIAAAYAASLAFSTVPTPLYALYQQRDGFPTYVVTIVFAAYAVGVMGSLYLAGHVSDWLGRRRVILAATVTQALSATLFLTWPDVPGLILARLVGGAGIGALTATATAHLSELRAVARPREDHGRAGLIATVVNMGGLALGPLFGGVFASYSAEPLTTPFVFFLVLLLAAAIAVALVPETVERAEERPAYRPQRVSLPSSARPAFFGAAIGAFAAFAITGLFMALAPTLLAQGMHESSRLLAGLASFSVFLAAAAAQVLLAGLARKTQLRLGLGLMVSGLVALPVAVTTSQLWLFVAGGIVAGAGVGLGFRASVATVAALAEPPVRGEVLAAVFLAAYAGLVLPILLVGIALIWLPSAWALIGFSVLELGLLAWSAPRVLT; encoded by the coding sequence ATGCTGAACAGCGTCGCCCTCCCCCGTCCCGCGTTCCGGCGGATCAGCCACGGTCGCGGTTTCTGGGTCATCGCGGCGGCCTACGCCGCCTCGCTGGCCTTCTCCACCGTCCCCACTCCGCTGTACGCGCTCTACCAGCAGCGCGACGGCTTCCCGACCTACGTCGTCACCATCGTCTTCGCGGCGTACGCCGTCGGCGTGATGGGCAGCCTGTATCTGGCCGGCCATGTCAGCGACTGGCTGGGACGACGGCGGGTGATCCTCGCCGCGACCGTGACGCAGGCCCTTTCCGCGACACTTTTCCTGACCTGGCCGGATGTTCCCGGGCTGATCCTGGCCAGGCTCGTCGGCGGCGCGGGCATCGGCGCGCTGACCGCGACCGCCACCGCGCATCTGTCCGAACTCCGCGCCGTCGCCCGGCCGAGGGAGGACCACGGCCGCGCGGGACTGATCGCGACCGTGGTCAACATGGGCGGGCTGGCGCTCGGGCCGCTGTTCGGTGGAGTGTTCGCGAGCTATTCGGCCGAGCCTCTCACCACCCCGTTCGTGTTCTTCCTGGTCTTGCTGCTCGCCGCGGCCATCGCGGTCGCGCTCGTACCGGAAACGGTGGAGCGCGCCGAAGAACGGCCCGCCTATCGGCCGCAGCGGGTCTCACTGCCGTCGAGTGCCCGGCCCGCCTTCTTCGGCGCGGCGATCGGCGCCTTCGCGGCGTTCGCGATCACGGGGCTGTTCATGGCACTGGCGCCGACTTTGCTGGCTCAGGGCATGCACGAGAGTTCGCGGCTGCTGGCCGGTCTCGCGTCGTTCTCCGTGTTCCTCGCGGCGGCCGCGGCGCAGGTGCTCCTCGCCGGTCTGGCCAGGAAAACCCAGCTGCGGCTCGGCCTCGGGCTGATGGTGAGCGGGCTGGTGGCGCTGCCGGTCGCGGTGACGACGTCCCAGCTGTGGCTCTTCGTCGCGGGCGGGATCGTGGCGGGCGCCGGCGTCGGGCTGGGCTTCCGTGCCTCGGTGGCCACCGTCGCCGCCCTCGCCGAACCGCCGGTGCGCGGCGAGGTCCTCGCCGCGGTGTTCCTGGCCGCCTACGCCGGGCTGGTCCTGCCCATCCTCCTCGTCGGCATCGCGCTGATCTGGCTGCCGAGCGCGTGGGCGCTGATCGGATTCTCGGTGCTGGAGCTGGGTTTGCTCGCCTGGTCGGCGCCAAGGGTGCTGACCTGA
- a CDS encoding multidrug efflux SMR transporter, whose amino-acid sequence MSWLVLIVSGVLEAVWATALGKSEGLSRPVPSVIFGVTLVASMVGLAYAMKDLPVGTAYAVWVGIGASLTVAYGMWSGAETVSVARILLIVGIVACVVGLKILH is encoded by the coding sequence ATGTCGTGGCTTGTCCTCATCGTTTCGGGTGTGCTGGAAGCCGTTTGGGCCACCGCCCTCGGCAAATCCGAAGGGTTGTCCCGGCCGGTGCCGTCGGTGATCTTCGGCGTGACACTGGTGGCCAGCATGGTGGGTCTCGCTTACGCGATGAAGGATCTCCCCGTCGGCACCGCTTACGCGGTCTGGGTCGGCATCGGGGCTTCGCTCACCGTCGCCTATGGCATGTGGTCCGGCGCGGAAACCGTTTCGGTGGCCCGGATCCTGCTGATCGTGGGCATCGTCGCCTGCGTGGTGGGCCTGAAGATCCTGCACTGA
- a CDS encoding alpha-lytic protease prodomain-containing protein, whose translation MNRKIVAAAAAALTGAGLVTAVALTPSASAGQTASAADQVQPEIVAALARDLKISPDQARTRLAGEQKAARTDGDLKTRLGPSYAGSWLDASGTTLTVAVTDAAWEGVVRAAGATPKTVARSAAQLDAAKLSLDAKGTSAPKTVPGWYVDATTNSIVVLANAGGEAAAKSWATASGVRADAVRVETSTESPVPLIDVIGGNAYTFGSGRCSIGFSVEGGFVTAGHCGTTGTRTSNPSGTVAGSSFPGNDYAWVRVDAGNTPRPLVNRYPGTVPVAGSQEAAIGASVCRSGSTTGWHCGTIQQKNASVNYPQGTVSGLTRTNACAEPGDSGGSWLAGDQAQGVTSGGSGNCSSGGTFYFQPISEILSVYSLRLVTSGSNPPSSTTPTTTTSNNPPGGTWAAGTTYAAGATVTYGGVSYRALQGHTAQVGWEPPNVPALWARA comes from the coding sequence ATGAACCGAAAGATCGTAGCGGCCGCCGCGGCGGCCCTGACCGGCGCGGGCCTGGTCACGGCCGTCGCGCTGACGCCGAGCGCCAGCGCCGGCCAGACCGCCTCGGCGGCCGACCAGGTCCAGCCGGAGATCGTCGCCGCCTTGGCACGTGACCTGAAGATCAGCCCGGATCAGGCAAGGACCCGCCTCGCCGGTGAGCAGAAGGCGGCCCGCACCGACGGCGACCTCAAGACCCGGCTCGGCCCGTCCTACGCCGGCTCGTGGCTGGACGCGTCCGGGACCACGCTGACCGTCGCGGTCACCGACGCCGCTTGGGAAGGCGTCGTCCGTGCGGCGGGCGCGACCCCGAAGACGGTCGCCCGGAGTGCCGCGCAGCTCGACGCCGCGAAGTTGTCGTTGGACGCCAAGGGAACCAGCGCGCCGAAGACCGTGCCCGGCTGGTACGTCGACGCCACCACCAACTCGATCGTCGTCCTGGCCAACGCGGGTGGCGAAGCCGCCGCGAAGTCCTGGGCGACCGCCTCCGGCGTGCGTGCCGACGCGGTGCGGGTCGAGACCAGCACCGAAAGCCCGGTCCCGCTGATCGACGTCATCGGCGGCAATGCCTACACCTTCGGCTCGGGCCGGTGCTCGATCGGCTTCTCGGTCGAGGGCGGCTTCGTCACCGCGGGCCACTGCGGCACCACCGGCACCCGCACCTCGAACCCGAGCGGGACCGTCGCGGGCTCCAGCTTCCCCGGCAACGACTACGCGTGGGTGCGGGTGGACGCGGGCAACACCCCGCGCCCGCTGGTGAACCGCTACCCGGGCACCGTGCCGGTGGCGGGTTCGCAGGAGGCCGCGATCGGCGCGTCGGTCTGCCGCTCCGGTTCCACGACGGGCTGGCACTGCGGCACCATCCAGCAGAAGAACGCCTCGGTGAACTACCCGCAGGGCACCGTTTCCGGCCTCACGCGGACCAACGCCTGCGCCGAGCCGGGTGACTCCGGGGGTTCGTGGCTCGCGGGTGACCAGGCGCAGGGCGTCACCTCGGGCGGCTCCGGCAACTGCAGCTCGGGCGGCACGTTCTACTTCCAGCCGATCTCGGAGATCCTGAGCGTCTACAGCCTCCGCCTGGTGACCTCGGGGTCGAACCCGCCGTCCAGCACGACGCCGACCACCACGACGTCGAACAACCCGCCCGGCGGAACCTGGGCGGCGGGCACCACCTACGCCGCGGGCGCGACCGTGACCTACGGCGGCGTCTCGTACCGGGCCCTGCAGGGCCACACCGCTCAGGTCGGTTGGGAGCCCCCGAACGTCCCAGCGCTTTGGGCGCGCGCCTGA
- a CDS encoding LysR family transcriptional regulator: MELELRHLRIMCAIAELGSITKAANTLGMAQPALTAQLKRIERTLGGKLFLRDHTGTRPTALGLLVLDRAKMVLPAVSSLHDEAARLAQHAGTGEPVTLRLGSATGPMLGALLQRLGTTHPDIHVATHTSWSANKLADMTAEGALDFAFVGVCGDAGPPPEPGLRWRTLAHHPVFVLMSARDERAQQSEVELGALADERWCATPGDGCFGDCFASACARSGFTPRSLYETDVLTCIEMVESGHAVVLCQPLFHEIPGIVAVPIAGNPLSWRNLVGWSERGEMGPFAAEMIALSRAVYGELIDRRPAYSKYLELNPGYGVDYTDAGVG, encoded by the coding sequence ATGGAGCTGGAACTGCGCCACCTGCGCATCATGTGCGCGATCGCCGAACTCGGGAGTATCACCAAGGCGGCGAACACGCTCGGAATGGCCCAGCCTGCACTGACCGCACAACTGAAGCGCATCGAGCGGACCCTCGGCGGGAAGCTGTTCCTGCGCGATCACACGGGCACCAGGCCGACCGCGCTCGGTCTCCTCGTCCTCGACCGGGCCAAGATGGTGCTCCCCGCCGTGTCGTCGCTGCACGACGAGGCGGCGCGGCTCGCCCAGCACGCGGGCACCGGCGAGCCGGTGACCCTGCGGCTCGGCTCGGCGACGGGGCCGATGCTGGGGGCGCTCCTGCAACGCCTCGGCACCACGCATCCCGACATCCACGTCGCCACGCATACGTCGTGGTCGGCCAACAAACTCGCGGACATGACCGCCGAGGGCGCGCTGGACTTCGCCTTCGTCGGCGTCTGCGGTGACGCGGGCCCGCCGCCGGAGCCCGGTCTTCGCTGGCGGACGCTCGCGCATCATCCGGTGTTCGTGCTGATGTCCGCGCGAGACGAGCGCGCGCAGCAGAGCGAGGTCGAACTCGGTGCCCTCGCGGACGAACGGTGGTGCGCGACGCCGGGCGACGGATGCTTCGGCGACTGTTTCGCGTCCGCGTGCGCCCGGTCGGGATTCACGCCGCGTTCGTTGTACGAGACCGATGTGCTGACCTGTATCGAGATGGTCGAATCGGGACACGCGGTGGTGTTGTGCCAGCCGCTGTTCCACGAGATCCCGGGTATCGTCGCGGTCCCGATCGCGGGGAATCCGCTGAGCTGGCGGAATCTCGTCGGCTGGTCGGAGCGCGGGGAGATGGGTCCCTTCGCCGCGGAGATGATCGCGCTGTCCCGTGCGGTGTACGGCGAACTGATCGACCGGCGGCCGGCCTACTCGAAGTACCTGGAGCTGAATCCGGGTTATGGCGTCGACTACACGGACGCGGGAGTGGGCTGA
- a CDS encoding sodium:proton antiporter has protein sequence MIQSVLVGAVVVLAWTMTAARLERWQITAPMAMVAAGLAIGVTTRNDLGNGLNTEIALNAAELILALLLFVDATAVKGGYLGHDGKTAVRLLLIALPLTILIVMGVGLLTLPGLGWAAVLLIACIIAPTDFAPATSVVHDVRVPERVRHLLNVESGYNDGVVAPVFIFALTLAGSRHQANTPGEALQAAIPAALLAVLAGSVIGAVAAVAMNVTARHGWSTRHSARVAAVALPLLTYTAAVAIGGNGFVAAFICGIAYKTARHPGEEELGLAEDVSSLCGLLMWFVFGSTAVLVLSFGLTWGIVIVSLVALTVARLVPVLLTLLRTDFRWKDRITIGLLAPRGAASIVFGLLAFNSLDGEAADVALSVMSVTVLASVAAHGVGASAFLNRKSKRT, from the coding sequence ATGATCCAGAGCGTGCTCGTCGGCGCGGTCGTCGTGCTGGCTTGGACGATGACCGCGGCCCGGCTGGAACGCTGGCAGATCACCGCGCCGATGGCGATGGTCGCGGCCGGATTGGCGATCGGGGTCACCACCCGCAACGATCTCGGCAACGGGCTCAACACCGAGATCGCGCTCAACGCGGCGGAACTGATCCTCGCGCTGCTGCTGTTCGTGGACGCCACCGCGGTCAAGGGCGGTTATCTCGGCCACGACGGGAAAACGGCGGTGCGGCTGCTGCTGATCGCGTTGCCGCTGACGATCCTGATCGTCATGGGCGTCGGCCTGCTGACGCTGCCGGGCCTCGGCTGGGCGGCGGTCCTGCTGATCGCGTGCATCATCGCCCCGACGGATTTCGCGCCCGCGACCTCGGTGGTGCACGACGTCCGGGTGCCCGAACGCGTGCGGCACCTGCTGAACGTCGAGAGCGGCTACAACGACGGTGTCGTCGCGCCGGTCTTCATCTTCGCGCTCACCCTCGCGGGGAGCCGCCACCAGGCGAACACGCCGGGCGAAGCGCTGCAGGCCGCGATCCCGGCGGCGTTGCTGGCCGTGCTGGCGGGCTCCGTCATCGGGGCGGTGGCCGCGGTGGCGATGAACGTGACGGCCAGGCACGGCTGGTCGACCCGGCATTCCGCGCGGGTCGCGGCCGTCGCCCTGCCGTTGCTGACCTACACCGCCGCCGTCGCGATCGGCGGCAACGGCTTCGTCGCCGCGTTCATCTGCGGGATCGCGTACAAGACCGCGCGGCACCCCGGCGAAGAGGAACTCGGGCTCGCCGAGGACGTCAGTTCGTTGTGCGGGCTGCTGATGTGGTTCGTCTTCGGCAGCACCGCGGTGCTGGTGCTGTCCTTCGGCCTCACCTGGGGGATCGTGATCGTCAGCCTCGTCGCGCTGACCGTCGCCCGGCTCGTCCCGGTGCTGCTCACCTTGCTGCGGACGGACTTCCGCTGGAAGGACCGGATCACCATCGGCCTGCTGGCCCCGCGCGGCGCGGCGTCGATCGTGTTCGGGCTGCTGGCCTTCAACTCACTCGACGGGGAGGCGGCCGACGTCGCGCTGAGCGTCATGTCGGTGACCGTGCTGGCGAGCGTCGCCGCGCACGGTGTCGGGGCTTCGGCGTTCCTGAACCGCAAGTCGAAGAGGACCTGA